Genomic segment of Siniperca chuatsi isolate FFG_IHB_CAS linkage group LG16, ASM2008510v1, whole genome shotgun sequence:
tcctgtttccAGTTATAaccaacatttcaggtgtgctcGCATTCTGTAATATAGTAAAATAAAGCTGTCTAGATAATCTAAACTGTTGGCTAGTTAcaacaacctgtctgattgtctgaatGCTCAAGTTTCTTTTCCCGTCAGACTTTGATGTAGCATTGTGACTGTATTCCCAGATtgcagcaattaacttggtgagtacagtgttattatGACTGGCAGAAATGACTGTATGAAAAAAAGACCCAGGTTGTAATAAACCGAAGTTATGCTTTAAAAACGAGAAAGCACGAGAGACTGACCAAACTTATGCAATGTTTGCATGTTGTTACAGCAAACTCAACATAGCTGCTTTTTACAGTAAAAGACTTCCAGAAAAGAGAACTAAGCATGACTTTAAATGCAAAGTAACTGCAGTAAGTGAAAAAGTCATAAAGTCACTGGTAAGTTAACCCCCCAACAGTCAGCACTAGAAATCAAGGAAAACCCTAATTTCTCAACACTACTGTACTTCCAGTCCATCAAATCATAGTTGTAGACTGTTCTTTCCAAACATGGTTGGCTCAGCAGAGCTGTACTCAACTGTACAATGCTGCAGTAATAACGTGAATTCCACTGTGCAATGGATTTCCCCTTTAAGTGAAAAGTCAAACTCATGCTACAAATACAGAATAAAGAATAGAATAAAGCAACAATCTGCTTGCACAGTGACTTAAAGCTTGGAAAAGACTCCCTGGGGTAGAGGATTAAGAGGCAAGGCATTCTCTTAAGCATGTTTAATAAGGCTGTGAATTCCTGGTTCAGCTGATTAGCTGCTGATTAATAGAGAGCTGTATGGAAGTACTGATGCTTACAACTGCAAGCAAAGCAAATAACCAAAAAACACTCCCTTGAGGAAATGGGGACCATCCAGAGTGACTTCACAGCACAGAAACATCCTCATTCATCAAGCCTAAAACCTCAAAGTGGTTTGGCTCTCACATTAaattacagaacacacacacacacacacacacacacttatacacacagaAGTACACAAGGTACTGTTACTGCAGTGAGAGAACAGGATATGAAACCACTGTAAAACCACCGCTATTGTTTCTATGAGCTGGTTTTTCATATTGCCGATCATTTTCATGCAACAAACTTCGAGATATTCAGCATTCGGCCCCAGTTTTTCATCGAGGCAGCACGACAAGTTTAAAGTCAAATtctcaaagaagaagaataaggAGAAAGCAGTAAATCATGACATCCACCTCTCCCTCATCAGTGTACCGACCCGGTCCATACGATGAAGTCCTGTGGCTGTGTGAGCGGTGCCATGTGAGTGAAGGCTGACTGGATGAGGCGGTAGGGAGAGTCACACAGGAAGTCCCCGTACAGGCCGGCGTGGGTGGCAGGGACTCCTTTGGAGGAGAAGCAAACCTTGGTGGGGTCTGGGGCCAGGTGGTAGGTGGGGTCCAGGTGGAGGTCAGTGATGTGCCAGAACCTGcctggatggatggagggaaagtgaataagaagaaaagatgaaaggtttagagagaaggaagaaagagacagagatgaaaaatctgaaatataGTTTGTGAACGTCAGATAGAAATAAATCCctaagaggtaaaaaaaaaaaataattataaaacgTATTTTCAGTTTGAGGCACACAACTACCACTAAATGTATCTGTGCAGATTTAGAGCAATTATAATGGGTATTTCACTTCAAACAAACTCAAAAATAGCTGCATATAGAAGACTATATTTTGCTTTTACATCCAAAATTATATCTCAAGATCTGTTTTTGAAATACATGTCATAATCCAGCATAATATCATTCTATTAAATAGCGCTaactttaattacttttatttttagaaatgacaacacatgaaaatgtgtcataAGAATTTAATAATGTATAATTTAGGACGGGAATGTCTTTCCCTATTAAGGGTAAGGGATTTTGATTGGGTTTTTCCTTTTTAGGTTTTTGTGTAATGTATTATAATGCTGTTATATTCACCTTTTTTGCTTGCTTGTTGTGGGTTGAGATAACATGCTATTATAAGTCctacttttttatattttaatctcACAGCACAAGCTTTCTTCCTTGCTTTAACttaattattatgttattttatactaGGTTATAAAACAAACTCCAAGCCTGTTTTGCTGTTAAGTAAAAACGTATACAAGCCATAAAAACATCTGTAGCCCCATTAAATGTACATGTGGGAGTGTGCCGTTGTCTGAGGATACGTTTCTGGCTTAACTCCGTTTAAAAATCTGTCAATTTAAACGTTTTTGATCATCCGCAAACAAAGCGTAACTTTCACAGCAACATTTTACACTTAATATAAATCCAAAATGTTTTAGGGTAAATTCGGTGAGCATGACATCCACCATGTAGCACTAACTTTAAGAGAATATCGTCTTTAATAGCTGAATCACAAAAGTCGCAACCGCACACGTTTCATGTTGTTTATCCCGCTCAGTGAAGCCTAGCAGATAAACCAAAAGTAATAACTCATGCTGTATATTTTAGCCTGTAAAGATATGTGGATAGTGACAAAACACGAGAAGTCCCGGGGTTTCCACTCACCTGTGCCCGGCAGGTAGATGCTTCCAGTGGGTGCCGCTGCAAGCGGGGCCGCgcagcacagcagcagtacaaaacacaaacgATATACCATGTTCATTGTGTTAAAAACCGGCAGTAAGTTGTATCACATAGCCTACATATAAACAAAAGTAGCTAAACACGGTAAGCCTTTATCCTCTGAAATAAACAGGAAGTACAATGGAGAACTGGTCACGTGACTCCTTATGTTTTGGTAGGGGGAGGGacttataaaaatgaaaacaaagtctGCAGGGTTTGTCCTCATGCATGGTCCGAGCTGAAAAACtctgtggtgggatgtaactggatatatttactcaagtacagtgtAACATTAAGGTACTTGAACTTTACTAGTGccaaacattgtactttttactccaccacattcatatgatgatcttataaaACAGGATGCATTATTATAGGTTTAACTACCCAACCAAatataaaattgttaaaaaaattagctccacctccaactacaacagtaaaatgttacttaTACATTGTTataataatctaaaaatattatttgtaaCCTAAAATTTAACAGCCACATGGGCCATTATTTTCTATCAAGTAatttttgatactttcagtACATTTGCTGATAACAGTTATATATGTTTACTGAATTAACATTTCcaatgcaggacctttacttgtaatggagtatttttacagtgtgatactgctacttttacttaagtaaatgatctgaatactacCTAATAATACATTGATATGGTACAGAGTCACTCTGTCATAAAACGTGTTATTAAAAAACTCCAACATATTAAATTACTTCAGTTTGTTACACCAGAAAGACATTTtattcctctctccctttccatatatgtatgtaacaaagcctgaatgtgtgtgtgtgtgtgtgtgacagagagagagagagaggtccatTGTTCACTGCAGGCTATCAAACAGCAGAGGTGGCATCAGTATTCAAATCCTTCACTCTTCTCTGCGTGATGCTGACAGGAAAGCTTTCTATTTGAGCAGAGAAACTACATCCTTTGTGATGATAATCTGTAACAAGTGTTGTATTTGTAGCTGGTCTAAGTACTCCATTCCCTCCCTAGAGTCATCCgagaaatgtagtgaagtaaacaCGTGATCTCACAAAATTGAAAAACCTTAGTTAAAGCAATTGTTTGCAACCCTTTTGGCTTATGACCCCTTTATATGAGGCCAACATGTGACCCCCTCATCAGAGGTTATAGCTTAGTGTGGACATGAGTTATGAGCatttcaaccaaagagtgatttttccTTATTGGATTGTTTAATTTTAAGGATTTTTAGTGGGCTAAAGAGGTTAAACTATCCAACAACATAaatcttcttttctttcctgtcatGTGAGCCCTCAAATTTATGTTgacacagctttaaaaaaattctaatcCAGAATCAGTGCCCCTtttactcaggataatccacagacctcgcTGTCGACAgatttcatagggactatttctttggtagaaagcagtttgaatgaaaattgttgacagtgaggtctgtggctTATCCAGAGAAACAGGGACACTCTTCCTGGACAGAGTACGACTGCTGTTGAATATCTCGAAACCTGGACagttaaaactaaaactatttgcatggctagatagcactagaggtaagtgataaaatatgtctgggtgaactgaccctataagtacagtacttaaataaATCATCCCTCTGTAGCTCGGATTGAAGAGTCATTTGAGGCCTTTAAATCTGACAAAATCACATCAGGGGAGTAATCAGAGACAAATTGTTCACTCCGAGGGGATAATTTGCCGTATTGATGAAATTGCTCCACTTTGTCCCAGAAAATAGTCTCATTATGCCACCAGGTTTTGAAGCTGGGGTGGGAAATAGTGTTGGATTTTTAGCAAATTGACTTCCCTGATTCTCAGAAATGCTCTCAAACGTCTGTTGTAATGAGAGACTGTCatgtaatattttattgtgCAACTAGAAAATCATGTGTTTTAGTCTTAATACAGTGACTCTTTATGGCCTCATGCagagaaagttttttttctgtttccctcCTCTACAAAGTCAGAGGTCAACGTTTGGACCAGATAGGGATTCAGTGTCTGAGGGTTAAACCCAATATTTATTCTCTGATCGACCATATTGAATGATGGAACTATTATAACACGATAATACATCAGAGAAGAGACAAATATTtactctctgtgttttttatttcatgtttcacaCAGGGTTGCAAAGACGATCCATCCAACAcgacagaaatgttttcatattaaaaaaaaaaaatcttacaaaACATGTGCAGCCTGCAGGCTGTGTACatgtggaggaggatgaagtgCAAAGAGAAGCATACAGTCAATAATAATTAGAAAATCAACACTTCGTGGCCGGTTTGGGATGCTGTCAGTCGGAGCACTCATGCCTTCTCGTAGCTACGCACCGCATGGATATCTTCAAAGGTCAAATTCTGCAGGGGAGAGAAGACAGTTACCATGACAGGAAATTCAATGTTCCCAAATATAATTCTCATTTTAGCAACAAATATACTTTTTTAACAGCTCAGTGCTGTGGTTGAGTGGAGCATCTTTAACAGACAGAACTAGTTAATTCTAGGCAGCTTTTGGCAGCTGACTGGTTGGTAATTTACTTTGTTTAATACAAGCAAGCTAATTTGACTATGAATGCGTAAAAGGCCATGCTCATTCAtcataacaaaaagaaaaagaaaaacagattctAAGCTGCATTTTTGGAGCTTCAGAAAGACAATAGCACtgtctgaaatgtgttttgtaactttttattatttatttgtttgctacatctgtgtttttaatatcCTTTATTTTTGCAAGGAGCCCAAAGAAACAAGCTGCAGaagttttacacacacaaattattcCTGAATAATGTCTAATAATGCAATTATTAGACATTATTATTGCATCTAATAATGCAATAATGTCCTCTCAACATGAAGAAAGCAAAGTTCATTGCCCACTTACATTATATTTTCTGGATTCACTatgactttttacatttttctgagatatttcttgtcatttgagaGCACACAGAAGAGTGAGTGATGAGTCTGGATGGGAAAGCTGGTAGGCAAAAGACATTTCTGATAACAACTTCCAGTGGAAATTGATCTGAGAATTGATATTACTGTCTGCTAATATGCCTTCTGAATAGACTGAGCTCCTGAAACATCATGAACATTTTATAAAACTATGTATTTCTTGGTACTATATTCCAATAATGCACAGCAAATTTCCCAGATGATGATTTTACCCTCTGCATCTTCCTTACGGCTTATCCAACTATCATTTATGGCCATGTGGCCACACAATAAACCTTCCATAGTTTCAGTGTCCCTTTCTACTTTGTTAGTAAATGTACTATTAATGTCACATATGTTGATAAAGTCAAGCAGGACAGGAATATGAAGTATGTGTGATCTGGATCTTACCATGACCATCTTGCCATCCTTGATTTCTCTGACGAACTTGGTCTCTTTGCCGTCCCACTTCTGGACGTGGACCAACTTGTCTCCCTCCATTGTCACTGTGGACTgaagagacaaacagaagaaTGTTTTTAACAGGTGAGGTGGAAATAATTTGTGCATTAAGATGCGGCCAAATGTTGGTCCATGTCTAGACTTTTCAAGATGTCACTGACCCACAAATAGAAACAAAGGAACACCCCCGACTCCAGGTTTGATCAGAACTGCATTTGGAAAACATACTTTTTAACTTATTATCTACTCTACACATGGGGAGAGAACAGTGGTAAGAATGAGATCTTGCATTAAATAAGAATTTCTGCCCTGTTAAACACAAGTTAGACACTTGTCTACTCACAACTCCTCACGCACTCCTGGCGTCTCCAGACTGGACCGGTGGTTTGATGGGTTGTTCAGcatgaaaaatgtttgaatttgCGTCTAACCACAGTGTTTGGTCTCTTCTacttacatgtactgtatatttttatgaaGAACCACAATTTAAACaagaattgaaaaaaaatgttggtctTTTTCTGTCAACTTACTTTGCAGGTCCTGTCATCAGCGGTGGTTTCGTCAAACTCCTCTCCCAGCTTGAAGGAGATCTCTGTGTTCTTGAAGGTGCTCTGGGTGCGAACCACCACCTTGTCACCCTCCTGGCTGATGATTACAGTCGGCTTGGTCACATTACCAACCTGCCGGGTGGCAAAGCCCACACCTGACCAGGGAACAGGGGTGAAATATGGCTGTTAACGGCTGTTTTACGACAACtactaaacattttatttgttataggcacaaaaaaaatatctgaaGGCTCTGACATGATGCACATGTCATTTCTCCGCCTTTATTTATTGCGTTTGTGagtgaaattaaacaaaacagaacatacaaaaatggaaaagaaaaggtaagatagaaaggaaaagaaaaagaaggctGTTACTCACCAAGTGCTTTCATGTACTCATCAAAATTCTCACTGTCAACCAGTTTCCAAGTGGCACAGAAGGCGTCGACCATGGTGAAGGTTTTCAGAGAGGCAAAGTAATCTCCAAAGCACACTGAGCAAGCTGCAGCTTTTGCAAGTTTCCCCCCTTGTGTTATTATTCTGCTCCTTATTATTATGCATGTAGGTGGGTGGCGCCATGCATCCCATTGGCTCAGGAGATTTTCTCTGAGTTATTATTGGATATTTAAATTGGGTCATGGTTTTAGACCCTTagacaagaaggaaaaaaagctaaattagCCCATTTGTATGCCTAATGATGTAATTACTCTCATTCATGGGTGTCAGTTGGGTTTGGTGAGGTAAAGTGTGGTGCTTGCCACATCTCAGCCTAAGgaaatcaacattaaaatgtaagaGACAGTAAAGACCAAAACCTAGAtattcatttgcatttcagcaatataaaaaatgcactgaaaccTCAAAGTGAAACAGCAAAGTTCCCTCTAAGCTTATAGTTTGTTATATTGTCTGAAAATGGGcttcagagagttggtggtaaaTGACACAGAAGCTTTTTCAATCAGTTAGCTAGCGTTAGGAGCAAattcatatttatgttttaatgaattTCCTCATATTAATCCCCTGTTAGCCTCGTGTTAGAGACGGGCCTTCTTGTATCTGGAATGTGTCCTGTAGGGGAGCGTCAGTGAAGCAGAATCAGTTTGTTTGACAGGCCTTTGTCCTGAACTGCATTAACTAACCCCCCCAACTGCAATTTCTTCatgctcaacacacacactaattacTGTCTATAAacgtttgtgtatgtgtgtgtgagaaggaaAGacagtgagtatgtgtgtgtaggttctGCTCACACAAAGTAAATGTATGTTAGTGTCATATCTGCGTCAAGATTTGTACCAAAGGAAGTTTGTTTATCTTGCTGCTTGGCGCAGTGATTAAAGGAGGCAAACTGTGACTTCTATTAAGCAAGTTACAACTGATGCTGTCAACTATCCTCATTTCTTCAAAGACATATCTTCAGGATAAACATCAGTTTGACATGATGTTAAAGTGAATCTACTCATATACTTGCATCTCAACATCTTTTAATATGAATTGTGATATGAGCCAATGTATAATTCTGTCAGTGCCTGCGCTTGACAGGCACTGGCAGAGGTGGAAATTACATGTCCTCAAATACTTTACTTACAAAtttcaggtacttgtacttactATGTGTTTTTCCAtatcagagagaaatattgtggCTTTACTCACTTTATTTATATGGTAGCTATAGTTTCAGTTTCATGGTGCACTGGGACTTAATTTGCAgataaacatacaaaatatcACTAatatcatttttcttttcactccttccttctctcacttgctttgttttatttagatttCCTTTCCACTGCCTCTGAAACCTAAAGGGCATGAGCTCAGTCTGCTGGGGTAGTATCAGTGGCATACAGTATTAcacccatggttttggaataaacacttaaatgtgAGTATATGTTTGGGTGTCTGCATACTTTTGGCTATGCAGTGCGGCCGGGTGTGTGGACAGTAGTGAACGCCACATATTGTGAAGGATCTCTGGCGCCACTCTCTGGTGAGAAATAGAAAAGTGTCAGAAATGTGTTAGCGTAC
This window contains:
- the LOC122863025 gene encoding fatty acid-binding protein, brain; amino-acid sequence: MVDAFCATWKLVDSENFDEYMKALGVGFATRQVGNVTKPTVIISQEGDKVVVRTQSTFKNTEISFKLGEEFDETTADDRTCKSTVTMEGDKLVHVQKWDGKETKFVREIKDGKMVMNLTFEDIHAVRSYEKA